In one window of Shewanella goraebulensis DNA:
- a CDS encoding immune inhibitor A domain-containing protein: MANKFKQPRTSLITPVALSLAALFSVFSIAAPIKHTSPADAGVINPQQIIYWLTKRGELSVDASDGEKQIALQNFTRKARANNHAVPAEQTKRVNQIARTKQQQNASAVVAFADSDIKKAVNVLAVLVDFPDLPYNDNRLTSADTGMYYSNYSVEHYEDILFSKTGFTGPNGENLETAFQYFDQASGETFTFDGEVKGWVTADNNAAFYGGNDANNNDDDKAAPELVMEAVTKAVAGMTTAELAQYDIEDPYDINNNGNLDEPDGIIDHIVIFHSSVGEEAGGGVLGTDAIWSHRYYVGVSTFGSTLPGTSMKIYGYTVQPIDSATGVITHEFGHDLGLPDEYDTSGTAGSGSPVGSWSLMSGGSWVGQETAGNYIAGTRPSGFSPYARSYLQQRYKGKWVNEQTINWADIGETGFSADLVSAVNADAVNQLSIALPTASVDFKQPLTGEYQYHSGKGHLMTNTMNFNLDVPEGTPLLLSFQAHWDIEVDYDYTQVLINGVAIEGNHTAASNPLYSNVSHYISGLSSDISSASGADSWVELTYDLAAYAGQNVQVEINYITDEAVGGYGIAIDDIALTHQGSVVYQDGAESADAVTLDGFARIDDSLPGLPQRYIVQLRNYQGIDEGLANIGYESGVLLWLENENYEDNNVTEHAGYGLIGLVDADQNLITNGSTDVQIRDASFSLYPQTTYPSDAHLSNISLFDDSRDYSAPLQPQSGMILRELGLTMNVTAQSTNSDTATVEFKRSVVITDPGETSLEASFDVVVSDYTAVFTANVEGGEGDYIYAWAFGEAGVTSTLANPTHTYTSSDGFVVTLTVTDSAGETATYSRIVEVVIPIAADFDIAIVGDNDLTVRLTNNTSGGFGDLNYSWDMGDGNTVTGENPADYTYAADGSYTILLTVTDEKGNQHLHAVSLTFPIVVTEESVDSGDSSGGSLGWFTLLILSLLTRNRLNIKRKI, translated from the coding sequence ATGGCTAATAAATTTAAGCAACCTCGAACATCTTTGATTACACCGGTAGCATTATCTTTGGCGGCATTATTCAGCGTATTTTCCATAGCAGCTCCGATAAAACATACATCTCCTGCCGATGCTGGCGTGATAAACCCACAACAAATTATTTATTGGCTAACCAAACGCGGTGAATTAAGCGTCGATGCATCTGATGGCGAAAAACAAATAGCACTGCAGAATTTTACCCGTAAAGCCCGTGCTAACAACCATGCTGTGCCAGCAGAGCAAACAAAACGAGTTAATCAAATTGCGCGCACTAAACAGCAACAGAATGCTAGCGCTGTGGTTGCCTTCGCCGATAGCGACATCAAAAAAGCGGTTAATGTGCTTGCTGTATTGGTTGATTTTCCTGACTTGCCTTACAACGACAATAGGCTGACTTCTGCCGATACAGGGATGTATTACAGCAATTATTCTGTGGAGCACTACGAAGACATTTTATTTTCGAAAACGGGTTTTACTGGGCCTAATGGTGAGAATCTAGAAACTGCATTTCAGTATTTTGATCAAGCATCGGGCGAAACATTTACCTTTGATGGTGAAGTGAAAGGTTGGGTGACTGCAGATAACAACGCTGCATTTTATGGCGGCAATGACGCCAACAATAACGATGATGATAAAGCGGCGCCTGAGTTAGTTATGGAAGCGGTGACAAAGGCTGTGGCAGGAATGACCACCGCTGAGTTAGCCCAATACGATATTGAAGATCCTTACGATATCAACAATAACGGCAATCTTGATGAGCCTGATGGCATCATTGACCATATTGTTATTTTTCATTCAAGTGTCGGTGAAGAGGCTGGTGGTGGTGTGCTAGGTACAGATGCTATTTGGTCACACAGATACTATGTTGGTGTGAGCACGTTTGGTAGTACGCTGCCAGGCACATCAATGAAAATTTATGGCTATACCGTTCAGCCAATTGATTCAGCAACTGGGGTGATTACCCATGAGTTCGGTCATGATCTTGGATTACCTGATGAATATGACACCTCAGGCACAGCAGGCTCTGGCTCTCCTGTCGGTAGCTGGTCATTAATGTCTGGCGGCTCTTGGGTTGGCCAAGAAACGGCAGGCAATTATATTGCTGGTACTAGGCCTTCCGGCTTCAGCCCTTATGCACGTTCTTATCTGCAACAGCGTTATAAAGGTAAATGGGTTAACGAACAAACCATCAATTGGGCTGATATTGGTGAAACAGGCTTTTCGGCCGATTTAGTTTCGGCGGTCAATGCTGATGCAGTGAATCAACTGTCAATCGCACTGCCAACTGCCTCAGTAGATTTTAAGCAACCGCTGACAGGTGAGTATCAATACCACTCAGGTAAAGGTCATTTAATGACAAACACCATGAATTTTAATCTTGATGTACCAGAAGGGACGCCATTATTACTGTCATTCCAAGCCCATTGGGATATTGAGGTGGATTATGACTATACCCAAGTATTAATTAACGGTGTTGCTATTGAAGGTAATCACACGGCCGCTTCTAATCCTCTTTACAGTAACGTTTCCCATTATATTTCAGGCTTGTCGAGTGATATTAGTTCAGCTAGTGGTGCTGATTCATGGGTCGAGCTGACCTACGACTTAGCTGCTTATGCGGGTCAAAATGTACAAGTTGAAATTAATTACATCACTGATGAAGCCGTTGGTGGATACGGGATAGCCATTGATGATATCGCGTTGACCCATCAAGGAAGTGTGGTTTATCAAGACGGCGCAGAATCTGCTGATGCAGTTACCCTAGATGGTTTTGCACGAATAGATGACAGCTTACCAGGCTTGCCGCAACGTTATATTGTCCAACTTAGAAACTATCAAGGAATTGATGAAGGCTTAGCTAATATCGGCTATGAGTCAGGTGTTCTCTTATGGCTTGAGAATGAGAATTATGAGGACAATAACGTTACTGAGCATGCAGGTTACGGATTAATTGGTCTGGTTGATGCGGATCAAAACTTAATCACGAATGGCTCAACTGATGTGCAAATTCGCGATGCGAGCTTTAGCTTATACCCACAGACTACGTATCCGTCAGACGCACACCTAAGCAATATCAGCTTGTTTGATGATAGTCGTGACTATAGTGCACCATTACAACCGCAGTCAGGCATGATATTACGAGAGCTAGGTTTAACCATGAATGTGACGGCGCAATCGACCAACAGTGATACCGCGACGGTTGAATTTAAACGTAGTGTTGTTATCACTGACCCAGGCGAAACGTCACTGGAAGCAAGCTTTGATGTTGTTGTCAGCGATTATACAGCTGTGTTCACCGCTAACGTTGAAGGTGGTGAGGGTGATTACATTTATGCATGGGCGTTTGGTGAGGCTGGTGTAACAAGCACGTTAGCAAACCCAACACATACTTATACGAGTTCAGATGGTTTTGTCGTCACACTAACCGTTACAGACTCAGCAGGTGAGACTGCTACTTATAGTCGAATCGTTGAGGTAGTCATTCCTATAGCAGCTGACTTTGACATTGCAATAGTGGGGGATAATGATTTGACGGTTCGTTTGACTAATAATACCTCTGGTGGCTTTGGTGATTTGAACTAC